From Acinonyx jubatus isolate Ajub_Pintada_27869175 chromosome E2, VMU_Ajub_asm_v1.0, whole genome shotgun sequence:
AAGGAAAGTACTGAAGGTTAGAACAGCCGCCAGGCACGCTTATGGGGCCGCTTCTGCAAGTGCGCGTGCGCAAAGGATTTACGGCTTTCCTTTGGCCCAGCAGGCGGTTTCACATTCTTGTTCCGGATTGGCCCTTGAACAAACCGTGTCGTTTTGCGCACGCATTGTCCCCGCTGACCCGGAAGTTTTCACCTTAGTTAAAAGCGTCGGCCCGCGACTCGCGCTCTCTTCCTGTCTGTGCCAGGGCAGCGCGTGGTGCACGCCGTGCGATTGTGACTCCCCGGCTGCGCCCTCAGGTGAGGCGGCTGCGGGGTTAGGGGTCCGAGGGACGATTCAGGATCTTTTGGGGAGTCCTCATCGATCCTCGAGGCCCGGGGCTTCCCTGGGGGGTgggctctttcctttctctggaaaATGTGCTGAGAAAACGGGGAGGCGAAGGAAAGTTATTCTTTCTTTGGCGTTCCGCTACCTCCGTAGCTTTACCCTGCAGCAGGGGTCGGATGTAGTGGTTTGGCCCCTGCAGGCATACTTTGAAATAGGACgttgctgttatttttatatgCGTGATGCACTTTGTGGCATATACACGGTTTTCTCTTTAGTAGCAGCCCCTTGGTGCTTGCCAAATGCCCCCTTGGTGTCGGACACGAGCGGTATTTGCTTTGATTATGCACGGAATTCGTGTAGTGATCTTGATGACAGATAAACGGTTCTATTTTATGGAAGAGGGAGCAGAGTCTAAATTAGTTTGACACTCCTAGCGTGGCAGAGTTCGTTAATGACgtggctgggatttgaacttgaGCGGGTGCAGTGTTACGGTATTTGGCATCTACTGTCTCCATACGGCCCGCGCAGTAGCTGTTGACCCAGGCCTGCCACCAGCTCTCCCTGGTGAGAGACAGCTGTTCTTGCTGACAGCTAACTGGTTCTTCTAAGACTCAGAAAGATGGACCCGGATGTTTACAGCCTTTCTTGGTTCCACATAACTTCCCAACGTACAGGTTGTGGGTTAGTCTCACAGTGGTGGGTGTGCTTGGGCTCTGACAGTCTGTTCCTAGGATGACGGAGTGGGAGACAGCTGCACCTGCAGTGGCGGAGACCCCTGACATCAAGCTCTTTGGGAAATGGAGCACCGATGATGTGCAGATCAATGACATTTCCTTGCAGGTGAGGGGGCTGTGTGGTGGTTGTGCTACCCAGTTGGGTTTTGGGGCACACACGGATTCTTTCAGGAGGGGTCCCTGGAAACTTGTAGCTGTAAAGTTGAAAACCTGACAGGTAAAGGAGGGCTCCCTGGACCATCACACCTACATGtccattttttccttgtgttctttTCATCTGTACACAAGATGGTTCCTTTCTCAGAGGTCACATCACATCCCACAGAGTTTTTGTGtgggtgttttggggttttttgtttgtttttggatcattattttgcatgtgaaaatccagttgtcccaacactatttggtttttgtttttagagttttGTGCATTTTACTTAGCAAATTTAGGCTATAAGTTGTCTTAAGTTAAATCTTTTATACATTATAAGAAGTTTGTCTGAATGCCACCATATGTTGAAAAGAATGTTTCCCCTATTGGTTTTAGTATCATTGAAAATAAGTTGAGCCTAGCTATATGATACgggtttatttttggactcaattcttttctgttctgtaaaTCTATCCTTaagccagtaccacactgtcttgatcattgtagttttgtagtaggttttgaaatcaggaaatcagTGGGGGTCCTCCCAGTTTGTCTTAACCCCTATATTGTTTTACGCTGGGCCTCATTAGGACTTTTGTGGgccttttgttaaaaagaaattacattttgtaATTTCATTGGTATAAAGGCAAATACGGTTTggattgtttttattcctttttcattttaaaagaaacgaaaacattttttgttgtttccataCATATCATGGAATCTGGGCACTGTGCCTCATGGAGGATTCGGTCCTGTTTTTCACCCCGGATATTTTGTagttctgttttccttcatttctttgttctgcGAGGGctagatagcaaatattttagtctttgtgggTCATATGTGGTAGATATGTGTTGCGAGTGTAAGTGATGGAATGATCTTTGGGTGTATTTCATAGCGGAACAATTGACAATAGTCGTCTTCATGTACATGTAGTTCCTCTGATTCCAACACCCCTGAACGTTTTGGTGTTTTCTAGacattttctttagaaatgaTACATGTGTATATAGGAGAGATTGAcgaataattgtgtgtgtgtttagagagagtggggaaggtggtagagagagggagacacagaatccaaagcagactccaggctctgagctgtcagcacagagcccgacacgggctccaACTGGTGAAccatgagttcgtgacctgagctgacgtaggacgcttaactgactgagccacccaggtgccccaaataattgttttaaaacagtAGTTCTCTGGAGTGatttccccccacctcctttaGGAGACAGATGGCAATGTTGGCTTACATTTTTGGGTGTTGAAACTGAGAAGGGTGTTACTAGCATActggatgctgctaaacatcctgcagtgTGTGGGGCAGCCCTTACACAAAGAATGTTCTgatttaaaatgtctatgctgCAAAGTTTGCGGAGcactttatttaatgtttacttttatatttgggagagacagagtgcaagtggggcagggactgagagagagggagacacagaattcgaagtggtctccaggctctgagctgtcagcacagagcccagcatggggctcaaactcacgaaccatgagatcatgacctgagctgaaatcagaagcttaaccgaccgagtcacccaggcaccccaaggagcaccttaaaatgagatcatgaggggcacctggatagctcagtcggttaggtgtctgacttcggctcaggtcatgatctcacagtttgtgagttcgagccccgcattgggctctgtgctgtcagctcagagcctggagcctgcttcagattctgtgtctccttctctctctgcccctcccccacttgtgctctgtctcaaaaattaataaatgtaaaaaaaaatttttttaatgagatcatGAGCTGTAATCTTGgttttccatcttccttcctcctaTTATAAGGGAAACACTCTTTTTAGTGACTTGGTAAAGTTACTTTTTGGGGATTTATTGTTTTGTGGCACACAGGCCTCACAGTCAAGCCCCCAGAGGTGGTGCTCAGTCCTTCTGGTTCCTGGCCTTCCTGCTCCTGACCATGAtccctccatcctctctccctgctgcccTAGGATTACATTGCGGTGAAGGAGAAGTATGCCAAGTATCTGCCCCACAGTGCAGGACGCTACGCAGCCAAGCGCTTCCGCAAGGCACAGTGCCCCATCGTGGAGCGCCTCACCAACTCAATGATGATGCATGGCCGTAACAATGGCAAGAAGCTCATGACCGTGCGCATTGTTAAGCATGCCTTCGAGATCATCCATCTGCTCACTGGTGAGGTAGGGCTCTGAGGCCTGATGAGGCAGAGAGTGCCCTTAGTACACCATAAGCCCAACAGCTACCCCATGACAAACATGCCGGGGTCTGCCAAGTTTTAGGAGTGAGAACACGGGGAGGGACCTAGGTTGGGTGTCAGGTTCATGGCTGCCTTCTCTTAGAACCCCCTGCAGGTCTTGGTGAATGCGATTATTAACAGCGGTCCCCGGGAGGACTCAACCCGCATTGGACGAGCTGGAACAGTGAGGCGTCAGGCTGTCGATGTGTCCCCCCTGCGCCGTGTGAATCAGGTGGGCCTGGGGCTTTAGGCACATATGGATTGATGGGAACACCACTGGGCTCCGGTGTGGTTCTGCCTGGGGCAGATTGGCAAGTGGGAAGGTTTGTTCTGCCTGTGTGTTTTACTCAAAGTGgcctttcctccaggaagccttcctgcaTTTCCATCCCTCTGATGGCAGATTCTAGCTCTGGCCCCTTCCCTGAGCAACAGTTGCCTGAGGCACAGTTTCATTTGAGTGTATTTTTACATACCATGTgtgggtatatattttttcacagacCATTTGAGAATCAGTTGCAGGCATTGTAAACATTTTCCCCTTAACACTTCAGTGGATGTCTCCTAGGAACAAGGATATTCTGTCCCCACCATCATCCTCAAGGAGTTTAACAGTGGTAGAATTATCTGATCATCCCATCACTGCAGCTGTCCCTAGCATACCTTACAGTTgtctgtttactttcttttttttaatgtttattttttaatgttcgtgtattttaatttttttttaatgtttattttagagcatgCACGAGTCagcggcgggggaggggtggggggagcagggggcagtgcagacagaggagacagaatctgaagcaggctccaggctctgagctgtcagtacagagccctttGTGGagctttaactcacaaactgaggtaatgacctgagccaaagtcggatgcctgagccacccaggtgaccctaatgtttattttagagagagatgggggagaaaggggcagagaggggtacACAGGGTTGgaaactggctctgtgctgacagcagagagcctgatgcagggctctaattcacaaactgtgacaaCATagtctgagctgaagttggacgcttacccaactgagccacccaggtgcctgttttaatgtttctttgtttttgtgagagtacatgcacgagtgggggaggagcagagaaggggagacaggatcccaagctgggctctgcgctgatagcagaaagcccgttgtggggcttgtattcatgaactgtgagccgaagtcagatgcttatccagctgagccacccaggtgcccctataatagcTGTCCATTTTTAATCGGAGGTCCAGGTCAAGAGCACACACTGCATTGCATTTCCCTGGGGTGGTGGGTTTCAAATCTCCTGTAATCAGGAGCTTTTGTGTCTACGCTTGTTTTTGTGGCCCTTGGTCTGATCCCAGATAGGCAGCAGGCCACCTGGGCAGCCTGTGGGCTCCTGCTGTGTCTTGACTCAGTGGGCCAGTGGATGGCAACATGGTAACTGACATTTGTTAGGATCACAGAGTGTACTGGAGGACAGTGGTCGTATCTGCTTTGgggcacccctgcccccaggcttAACTGACCCCCGTGCTCCCTAGGCCATCTGGCTGCTGTGCACAGGTGCCCGTGAGGCCGCCTTCCGGAACATCAAGACCATTGCTGAGTGCCTAGCAGATGAGCTCATCAATGCAGCCAAGGTGAGTGAggacactggggtggggggtcagTTCAAGAAAAGGCTCTTCCAACATTCCAAACTAACCATCTACTTCCTTGCAGGGCTCTTCCAATTCCTATGCTATCAAGAAGAAGGATGAGCTGGAACGTGTGGCCAAGTCCAACCGTTGATCTCCTGGCTATGGCTCCAATAAATCTGTCTGCTTTTGGGGCAGCCTCACCCACCTGTGCCAATGTCTGTCCTTGTGTGGCTCCAGGAACTGGAGTGGGGATGGCAGTGTTCTGAGGAGCTGCCCACACTTCTGGCATGTGTTTTGGTCTGTGGGGACCTGGGATCACCAGGGAAATATTCTGTCCAGGAAGCACCACTGACTCAGGACCATGGCACCCCGGGGTGCAAGCCTGGCCACCTGGAGTGTTCCGTGGATGTTGGAAATGAGACGGGTGGGGTTGTCCTGGCAGAGATGTCACTCTAGTCTGGGGAGGGGCTTGGTGGTTGTCCATGATATCTGGGTGGCTGCCCACCATCCTGAGAGGCATGTTCCCTGGAAGGAGCTCCAGGGAGAGGAATCCAAGGCCACAACCGTTTCCAGCCTTCTGTCTGCTTGTTTGAAAGGGGCCAGCTCTGTCTGGTCCACTGTTGTGTCTGCCCACCTTCCACCCCGGGACTCCAGAGGTTCCTTAGTTCTGGCCAGGTTCCCCCAGGGGTTCCAGGCTGCCTCCCCAGTCATTTTGGGTGGTCAACACTGCAACCCAATCCTGGGCATCCTGTAGAGCCACTGCCACACTAGGCTTCTGATTGTACTAGGTGGCTGGGAAGTGGGTTCCTGAGGTGTTGAAGGCTTGGTTGCAGGGGtgtggggtgttgggggggggattATTGCCCACCCACGAGGCCAGACTCTCCCTGCCCTGTCAGCCTGCTATCCCTCACCTGCCGCCCCCAACATCCGGCCAAGGTCAGGCTAGGTGTTCATGCTGGAGGGACCTgtctgggggggcggggcaggtggTCAAACAGGTCTGGTGGGTACCTTGGGAACCTGGGATCTGGAGGGAGTGGTACCAAGGCAGCACCCTCCTGCAGGGAGGGGCACCTAGTATGCAGTTGCTGGGAGGCAGAGGACTGGGGTCAGAATTGGAAGGGACGTGCCAGCGAAAGGTAGGAGGCATCAACAGGAAGAGCCCAAAGGTCAGCTGGGGTCTGTCATTGTCTAGCTGGGACCCTCTGTCACCTGTTGGGCTTCCAACATTGCTCTGTGCTGCTGGGCTCCCAATCCTGAAGTTTGGGTGTCCTCTTCCCTCATCTTCCTCTCCTGGAGTCTGTGGACTCCCCAGAGTCCGTTCTTTTGGTGGGTGGGGGCATCCCCTTCTTTGCTCCTCTTGGTGTTGGATCCTCCTCATTGCCTAGGGTCCTTCCTGCCTGGTGACTCAGGTCCTCTCTGCTATCCTCTCTGGGACCTTTTGAGTCTGTAACTTAGGATCTACTGGGCCCCCTGAGTCCATCCCAgtgtctgtccctgtccccaaTCCTCTGTCGTCTCAtctgtcctgcccctcccccccttccctagTCCTGATCTTCTACTTCCTACTTCAGACACCCTTTTCCTCTGCTCCAACCCAGAGAGTCGCTAACTTTTCCCGTCCTCTCTGCTCCTTGGCTCTGGCAACCACCCTTTCTCTGAATGCCCCCTGCTCTAGGTTGGGCCAGCCCCTGGCCTTCGTTCTTCCACCACCTCCTTCCCTGGCTGACCGCCTCTCCCCTCAGGCCTCGTCCGGATGCCCTGCCCTCGGCCACCCTGGCTCCGCCGCCCCCGGGCCGCTGAAGGCTCAGGCCCCTGCTCCCCGGGCTCACTCTCTGTGCCACGCTCCCCGGGCAGGGGGGAGGGTGAAGACGacggcgaggaggaggaggaggaagaaggggacgGCAGCCCGGGCTCGGGCCCCATCCTGTCCCCCGCGTCTCCCGTGGAGTGCCTCATTTGCGTGTCCCCCTTCAACGGCGAGTTCAAGCTGCCCAAGCGCCTGGACTGTGGCCACGTCTTCTGCCTCGAGTGCCTGGCCCGCTTGTCCCTGGCCACGGCGGGCGGCGGGGACGCGGTGGCGTGCCCCGTGTGCCGAGCGCCCACGCGCCTGGCCCCGCGCCGCGGGCTGCCCGCTCTGCCCACGCAGCCTGGCCTGCTGCCCCGCGAGGCGCGCGCGCCCACCCCGCGCCGGGGTTCCGTGCGCTTCGACCGCCGCCGCGGCCTGCTGTACCtgcggccgccgccgcccccgcccgggCCGCGCAAGtcccgcgccgcccgcccgcagccgctgccgccgccgctgcgcCTCGGCCGCCCGCTGTCCCGCCGCCTCTCTCTGAGCAGCCCGGCCTGGGCCTTCAACGCGGCCGTGGCGCTGGCCGTGCTGGTGGCCGCGGGCCTGGTGGTGTCGGGCGTCTACATCTTCTTCCTCATCCCGCACGCCGCCTCCTCCGGCCCCGCGCGGCCCCAGCTGGTGGCGCTCGCCCCCGCGCCTGGCTTCTCTTGGTTCCCGCCGCGGCCCGCGCCCGGGGCGCCCTGGACCCCCGCCTGGACGCCGCACCCCACGGGCCGTGACCTGGACACTGCCCTGCCGGGGGCTGCGGAGGACGCGCCGCAGCCCGAAGGGGGCTCCGAGGACACGGTGGAGGGCGAGGGGACGCCGGCCAGGGCCCCGAGCCGCACGTGGAGGGCAGGAGCTGGGCCCGGCTGGGACCCGCGGGGAAGGGGCGCGAGGAGGGTGTGGGGGCCGCAGTAAACGCATCTGTGCTCCGGGTCCTATCTTCAGGCCTGGGGACCTCCGTGTCACTCTTGGTGGGGCCCTGCCAGGACCCCTTGCCATGATTCTCGTGGAGGCCTTGGTAAGGTGCATCCCTTACCGATCGCCCACTTCTCCAGAAGGAGGCCTGGTGGGATCATTCCAGACATCATCACCACAAAAGCAGGGACCCTCTCAAGGACTACCCCCTGCCTTCATTCCCACAAGGGGCCCTCAGAGAGCACCCATGACCCCAATCCCTGTGGACATCCGGCAGCTGAGGCTTATAAAGATCCCCATCTTTATAAAGGTCCTGCTGGGAGCCACTCCAAAGCCTGGTCTCCATTAGGATCCAGTGGGAAATACCCTTGATCCTCATCCCTCGTGGCAGTCCACCTGGAGAGCCCCTCTGACCAGAATGGTGCAGATACCCTGCTAGGGACACCATCAGCCCTGATCACAGGGCTCGACTAAGTGTACCCCCAGTCATCAGTCCCCTGGGGGAGCACCCTCAGCAAGCAGCTGGGGCTGAAGGCTCTGATTTACCCACCCTTGGGACTCACTGGAGGTTGCTGGGGCCCCCCATCTTTGGAGGcaaagctgctgctgctgttagTCTCTGGCCATGGTCTGGCCCAGCCCATTGtagtcctccccctcccccctcctccctcccccctcctcccttccccaccaatCCCTACCGAGGCTGTGGAGTTTTCCACTCTGCTGCTTACAGGCTGGGTCTGGGTGGCATCCAGCTGTTTCCATGCTGGTCCTTTGTTGCCTCTCCGTAGACATAGCTGGGACTTGAGCTTGGAGGGGCAGCAGTGGCCTGGCCAGGATTTAGGAGGGACAGATAGACCCTGAGCCTCAAAGACTAGCTCCCATTTGGTCCTGAGTACCAGTTTGCAATGGGAGCCTCCACAACTCCAATGGGTCATGGCTTCTGGGACCCTCCTGAAATGCTGTAGGGGCAGCTCTGGTCACCTAGGCTTAAAGAGGCTAAGGTTGCCCTCTAGGTCAATGTCACATGATTTTGGGGGTGGGTGTTCCTGGATCTCCCTGGCCTGCTGGCAGGTATCCTGGCCACCTTAGGTTCTAGAACCTCCATCACCCCCATCTGCACTCAGTTATTGCACCTCTTCCTCCAGGGCTCTATCAACCTTTTTTGGCATCCTTGCCATTCCCCTAGGTGAAGCTTCAGCCCTCCCTGTGGACGGCAGCCTGCAGGGttcctgtcctcctcctctcAGAAGGCTTCCCTGCTAATGTCACTGCAGGGTAGATGGCAGCCGCCTGCTACACAAACTGTCTGTTCCCCCCAGGTCCTGGAGCCCACATCCTGTCTCACTTTGCCCAGGGTTGGGGTTCTGTGTTTTGTGGGTGGGAATCCAGCATTTTCCAGAGAGCAAAATGACTGCTATGGGGCTGGAGGCTCCTGTTTGACTTGTTTACATCTGTgtcctcagtgcctggcatacagagGGGAGCCAAATAGTATTCTGGGGAGTGACAGCATTGCAGGTGACAAAGAGGCAGCCCAGGAATGCCTATGGGCACTCCAGGCCCAACTGTCTCCCAGTCACCCCGATCTAGTCATGTCGGCAGAGCTCCTTTTGA
This genomic window contains:
- the RPS5 gene encoding 40S ribosomal protein S5, whose amino-acid sequence is MTEWETAAPAVAETPDIKLFGKWSTDDVQINDISLQDYIAVKEKYAKYLPHSAGRYAAKRFRKAQCPIVERLTNSMMMHGRNNGKKLMTVRIVKHAFEIIHLLTGENPLQVLVNAIINSGPREDSTRIGRAGTVRRQAVDVSPLRRVNQAIWLLCTGAREAAFRNIKTIAECLADELINAAKGSSNSYAIKKKDELERVAKSNR
- the RNF225 gene encoding RING finger protein 225, producing the protein MPCPRPPWLRRPRAAEGSGPCSPGSLSVPRSPGRGEGEDDGEEEEEEEGDGSPGSGPILSPASPVECLICVSPFNGEFKLPKRLDCGHVFCLECLARLSLATAGGGDAVACPVCRAPTRLAPRRGLPALPTQPGLLPREARAPTPRRGSVRFDRRRGLLYLRPPPPPPGPRKSRAARPQPLPPPLRLGRPLSRRLSLSSPAWAFNAAVALAVLVAAGLVVSGVYIFFLIPHAASSGPARPQLVALAPAPGFSWFPPRPAPGAPWTPAWTPHPTGRDLDTALPGAAEDAPQPEGGSEDTVEGEGTPARAPSRTWRAGAGPGWDPRGRGARRVWGPQ